The genomic segment ACGAGGGGCTGGCCCTCGGGGTCCTGGCTGGAGCGATCCAGCGGCTGTCCGTGGAAGCCCGGACATTGACGGATGTCGTGGCCGACGAACTGCGGGAGATTTCCGGCCACGCCCAGGAGCTGCAAAAGCTCTCGGATGTTTCTGAAGACGCCCGGCGCATGGAACAGCAGGTGAGGCGCCTGGAGGAAATGATCACCTCCCTGCGCAATCTGGATCAACAGACCGTGGCTTTGCTTGCCGAGGTGCAAACCTCCGGTGATGAGCTGTGCCGGGATCTGCGGGATCAGATTGCGGGCATTACGTTTCACCACCAGATTGTCCAGGAGTTGAGCACATTCGGGGCGGCTCTCGCCGATGTGGCGGACCAGGCCATGCTCCAGTCTTCCGCGGAGTGTGACCCGGCCCGTCGTCCTGAACGTTTGAAAGAGCTGCTTTCCCGGTATACCATGGAGGCCGAGCGCATGGTCCATCTGGGAACTGACAGCGCGAGTGGCGATGGAGCCGGTGCCGACGATGTGGAACTCTTCGGCAGTGACGATGCGGTGGAGCTGTTTGGCGACGACCCCGAGATCGAGCTTTTCGATGATCCCGAGTCACCGGGCGGCAAGCAAGGTAAAGAGGATTTCGGGGATAATGTAGAACTATTTTAGCCGTTTTTTTTTTCGAATGCGCAAACGGAATGGTATAGGTTGTTGGGAGTTCCTGGGAGACAAGGGAGCACGTGGCGCACGAACGGGTTGTCGCTGCCATATGCCGGAATTCCTGCTTGGGGCCAGCAAGAGAGCAGAAGGGGATGACCATGGGAGAATGGACACTGACCGCACCGGGGGCGGAGACTCGGCTGATGCGGGTTTCCGGTCGTTGGGGGGTGGATGCTGCCGAGGAACTGCACCAGGCCTTTTTGCAGACCGTGAACGAAGTGCTGGATGCCGGGGCGCAGCTGCATGTCGATTTGCAAGGCCTGGAAGATGGTGATTTGACATTTTTTCAGGTGATCGATTCCGTAACCAAATCCCTGGATGTGCAACAGTTGCGGTTCATGAATATTCCGGAGCAAATTTTGAACAAGGCGGAGCAGGCGGGCTTCGCCCCTCGGCATGTCAATGGTATTTTCAGGAAAGGAGTTGAGGATGTCCAAGCGGATCATGACCGTGGATGATTCCAGCAGTGTGCGACAGATGGTCGGCTTTACCCTCAAGGATGCGGGCTATGAGGTTCTTGAGGCCGTGGATGGGAAAGACGCGTTGACCAAGTTGTCCGGGACCGTGGACATGATCATCACGGACCTGAATATGCCGA from the Desulfonatronum thioautotrophicum genome contains:
- a CDS encoding STAS domain-containing protein, yielding MTMGEWTLTAPGAETRLMRVSGRWGVDAAEELHQAFLQTVNEVLDAGAQLHVDLQGLEDGDLTFFQVIDSVTKSLDVQQLRFMNIPEQILNKAEQAGFAPRHVNGIFRKGVEDVQADHDRG